A window of Methanosphaera sp. WGK6 contains these coding sequences:
- a CDS encoding 4Fe-4S binding protein gives MAGNPYKINDNCVGCGLCVNACPMDCISEGTPYAIDADTCVGCGVCAEACPVQAIEEAA, from the coding sequence ATGGCAGGAAACCCATACAAAATAAACGATAATTGTGTAGGATGCGGATTATGTGTAAATGCATGTCCAATGGATTGTATTTCAGAAGGTACTCCATATGCAATCGATGCAGATACCTGTGTAGGTTGTGGAGTATGTGCTGAAGCATGTCCTGTACAAGCAATTGAAGAAGCAGCTTAG
- a CDS encoding helix-turn-helix domain-containing protein: MDNLDKKVVECPVNLAVNLINKKWTIQILRDIFFGKTHFNEFKENKSVSNKVLSECLKEMEENRLIKKITSPDKTNTEYQLTSLGKSMNRVLYELAMFTLNNEISDKYYTEETKNDLKQSFKRTLDIK; this comes from the coding sequence ATGGATAATTTAGATAAAAAAGTTGTGGAATGTCCAGTTAACCTAGCTGTTAATTTAATTAATAAAAAATGGACAATACAAATACTTAGAGATATTTTCTTTGGAAAAACCCATTTTAATGAATTTAAAGAAAATAAAAGTGTTTCAAATAAAGTATTATCAGAATGTCTTAAAGAAATGGAAGAAAATAGACTTATTAAAAAAATAACATCTCCTGACAAAACAAACACAGAATATCAGTTAACATCACTTGGAAAATCAATGAATAGAGTATTATATGAACTAGCAATGTTTACATTAAACAACGAAATATCAGATAAATACTATACAGAAGAGACTAAAAATGATTTGAAACAATCATTTAAACGAACACTAGATATTAAATAA